In Rissa tridactyla isolate bRisTri1 chromosome 8, bRisTri1.patW.cur.20221130, whole genome shotgun sequence, one genomic interval encodes:
- the FAM163A gene encoding protein FAM163A: MTAGTVVITGGILATVILLCIIAVLCYCRLQYYCCKKDDSDEEEEEEEEEEEEEPDLPAHSHLGTCNACSSRMVDGQGSPAPPPSELNQHGAHNYCPTCSPYASPFYIRTADMVRNGGERVTYTPACYKEMGPPINMATLQSYPMSRHGLLRESFPNPRAISTEV; the protein is encoded by the exons ATGACAGCGGGAACTGTTGTTATCACCGGGGGAATCCTAGCGACGGTGATCCTACTGTGCATCATTGCCGTGCTCTGCTACTGTAGGCTACAG TACTACTGCTGCAAGAAAGATGACTccgatgaggaagaggaggaggaggaggaggaggaagaggaagagcccGACCTTCCCGCGCATTCGCACCTGGGCACCTGCAACGCCTGCAGCTCCCGCATGGTGGATGGCCAGggcagccccgcgcccccccccagcGAGCTCAACCAGCACGGGGCCCACAACTACTGCCCGACCTGCTCCCCCTACGCCTCCCCTTTTTACATCCGGACTGCCGACATGGTGCGCAACGGGGGCGAGAGGGTCACCTACACCCCCGCATGCTACAAGGAGATGGGGCCGCCCATCAACATGGCCACCTTGCAAAGCTACCCGATGAGCCGCCACGGCCTCCTCCGCGAGAGCTTCCCCAACCCGCGGGCTATCAGCACGGAGGTGTAG